One region of Danio aesculapii chromosome 7, fDanAes4.1, whole genome shotgun sequence genomic DNA includes:
- the nelfa gene encoding negative elongation factor A isoform X1 — protein sequence MMASMRESDTGLWLHNKLGSTDELWTPSSIASLLTVSVIDNIRLCFSSLSPPVKLKLLLGMLHLPRRTVDEMKEALSEIIQLATVDSEPWVLMVADILKSFPETGSLNLDLEEQNPNVQDILGELREKVIECEASTMLPLECQYLNKSALTTLVGPLTPPIKHFQLKRKPKSATLRAELLQKSTETAQQLKKTAGVPFHSKGRGLVKKIDTTTPLKGIPKAPFRSPTTPSMFSPPSNRTPIAPARTPLRKERGVKLLDISELDMVGAGREAKRRRKTLDTDAGEKAAKEEAVVENATPDYAAGLVSTQKLGALNNESALPSTSYLPATPSMVPSSSYIPSSETQPANAGGSGRETTNRQSEESSAPSAAAASLPGQFKQRPPMYNASTASPTAPTSPTTPTSTPTNNGPPPAATAAQPDMPTQPPTTAAQPAPTPAPPQTQPKKNLSLTREQMYAAQEMFKTANKVTRPEKALILGFMAGSRENPCPEQGDIIQIKLSEHTEVLPKADGTGSTTMLVDTVFEMNYSSGQWTRLKKYKPITNVS from the exons ATGGCGTCGATGAGGGAGAGCGACACCGGCCTGTGGCTCCACAACAAACTGGGATCGACGGATGAGCTGTGGACTCCTTCGAGCATTGCTTCCCTTCTCACCGTGTCGGTCATCGACAATATTCGGCTGTGTTTCTCCAGTCTGTCGCCTCCGGTGAAGCTGAAACTCTTGCTGGGGATGCTGCACCTCCCGCGCAGGACTGTGGATGAG ATGAAGGAGGCTCTGTCAGAGATAATTCAGTTGGCCACAGTGGACTCTGAGCCCTGGGTGTTAATGGTGGCTGACATCCTGAAATCATTCCCAGAGACTGGCTCACTAAACCTGGACCTGGAGGAGCAGAACCCAAATGTACAGGACATTCTTGGAGAACTGCGTGAGAAAG TAATCGAATGTGAAGCATCGACCATGTTGCCTCTGGAGTGTCAGTATCTGAACAAGAGTGCTTTGACCACGCTGGTGGGGCCGCTCACTCCACCCATCAAACACTTCCAGCTCAAGAGGAAACCCAAGAGTGCCACGCTTCGAGCTGAGCTGCTGCAGAAAT CCACAGAGACCGCCCAGCAGTTAAAGAAAACTGCAGGAGTGCCCTTCCACTCCAAAGGAAGAGGACTGGTGAAGAAGATTGACACCACAA CGCCGCTAAAGGGCATTCCCAAAGCACCATTCCGCAGCCCCACCACGCCAAGCATGTTCAGCCCTCCCAGTAACAGAACCCCCATCGCCCCTGCCCGCACACCCCTACGCAAGGAGAGAGGCGTCAAG TTGTTGGATATATCAGAGTTGGATATGGTAGGAGCTGGTAGAGAAGCTAAGAGGAGAAGAAAGACTCTGG ACACAGATGCTGGAGAAAAAGCGGCCAAAGAAGAGGCGGTGGTGGAGAACGCCACACCAGACTACGCAGCTGGCCTGGTTTCCACACAG AAACTTGGGGCGCTAAACAACGAGAGTGCCCTGCCATCAACCAGTTACCTTCCCGCCACTCCCAGCATGGTTCCTTCATCGTCTTATATTCCAAGCTCAGAAACACAGCCAG CAAACGCAGGTGGTTCAGGACGTGAAACTACAAACCGACAGTCGGAGGAGTCATCCGCCCCAAGTGCTGCTGCCGCTTCACTACCTGGCCAGTTCAAACAGCGGCCGCCTATGTATAATGCCAGCACTGCCAGTCCCACCGCGCCCACTTCACCCACCACACCAACCAGCACGCCTACAAACAACGGCCCGCCCCCTGCCGCCACAGCAGCACAGCCAGACATGCCCACACAGCCGCCCACCACTGCAGCTCAGCCTGCACCCACGCCAGCTCCCCCACAGACACAACCCAAAAAGAACCTCTCGCTCACG AGAGAACAGATGTATGCTGCACAGGAAATGTTCAAGACTGCAAACAAAGTTACACGGCCCGAAAAAGCCCTCATTCTGGGCTTCATGGCTGGATCACGAG AAAACCCCTGTCCAGAACAGGGTGACATCATTCAGATCAAGCTGAGCGAGCACACAGAAGTTCTGCCTAAAGCAGATGGGACCGGCAGCACAACCATGCTGGTGGACACTGTGTTTGAGATGAACTACTCTAGTGGGCAATGGACCCGCCTCAAGAAATACAAACCCATTACCAACGTCTCCTGA
- the nelfa gene encoding negative elongation factor A isoform X2 has product MASMRESDTGLWLHNKLGSTDELWTPSSIASLLTVSVIDNIRLCFSSLSPPVKLKLLLGMLHLPRRTVDEMKEALSEIIQLATVDSEPWVLMVADILKSFPETGSLNLDLEEQNPNVQDILGELREKVIECEASTMLPLECQYLNKSALTTLVGPLTPPIKHFQLKRKPKSATLRAELLQKSTETAQQLKKTAGVPFHSKGRGLVKKIDTTTPLKGIPKAPFRSPTTPSMFSPPSNRTPIAPARTPLRKERGVKLLDISELDMVGAGREAKRRRKTLDTDAGEKAAKEEAVVENATPDYAAGLVSTQKLGALNNESALPSTSYLPATPSMVPSSSYIPSSETQPANAGGSGRETTNRQSEESSAPSAAAASLPGQFKQRPPMYNASTASPTAPTSPTTPTSTPTNNGPPPAATAAQPDMPTQPPTTAAQPAPTPAPPQTQPKKNLSLTREQMYAAQEMFKTANKVTRPEKALILGFMAGSRENPCPEQGDIIQIKLSEHTEVLPKADGTGSTTMLVDTVFEMNYSSGQWTRLKKYKPITNVS; this is encoded by the exons ATGGCGTCGATGAGGGAGAGCGACACCGGCCTGTGGCTCCACAACAAACTGGGATCGACGGATGAGCTGTGGACTCCTTCGAGCATTGCTTCCCTTCTCACCGTGTCGGTCATCGACAATATTCGGCTGTGTTTCTCCAGTCTGTCGCCTCCGGTGAAGCTGAAACTCTTGCTGGGGATGCTGCACCTCCCGCGCAGGACTGTGGATGAG ATGAAGGAGGCTCTGTCAGAGATAATTCAGTTGGCCACAGTGGACTCTGAGCCCTGGGTGTTAATGGTGGCTGACATCCTGAAATCATTCCCAGAGACTGGCTCACTAAACCTGGACCTGGAGGAGCAGAACCCAAATGTACAGGACATTCTTGGAGAACTGCGTGAGAAAG TAATCGAATGTGAAGCATCGACCATGTTGCCTCTGGAGTGTCAGTATCTGAACAAGAGTGCTTTGACCACGCTGGTGGGGCCGCTCACTCCACCCATCAAACACTTCCAGCTCAAGAGGAAACCCAAGAGTGCCACGCTTCGAGCTGAGCTGCTGCAGAAAT CCACAGAGACCGCCCAGCAGTTAAAGAAAACTGCAGGAGTGCCCTTCCACTCCAAAGGAAGAGGACTGGTGAAGAAGATTGACACCACAA CGCCGCTAAAGGGCATTCCCAAAGCACCATTCCGCAGCCCCACCACGCCAAGCATGTTCAGCCCTCCCAGTAACAGAACCCCCATCGCCCCTGCCCGCACACCCCTACGCAAGGAGAGAGGCGTCAAG TTGTTGGATATATCAGAGTTGGATATGGTAGGAGCTGGTAGAGAAGCTAAGAGGAGAAGAAAGACTCTGG ACACAGATGCTGGAGAAAAAGCGGCCAAAGAAGAGGCGGTGGTGGAGAACGCCACACCAGACTACGCAGCTGGCCTGGTTTCCACACAG AAACTTGGGGCGCTAAACAACGAGAGTGCCCTGCCATCAACCAGTTACCTTCCCGCCACTCCCAGCATGGTTCCTTCATCGTCTTATATTCCAAGCTCAGAAACACAGCCAG CAAACGCAGGTGGTTCAGGACGTGAAACTACAAACCGACAGTCGGAGGAGTCATCCGCCCCAAGTGCTGCTGCCGCTTCACTACCTGGCCAGTTCAAACAGCGGCCGCCTATGTATAATGCCAGCACTGCCAGTCCCACCGCGCCCACTTCACCCACCACACCAACCAGCACGCCTACAAACAACGGCCCGCCCCCTGCCGCCACAGCAGCACAGCCAGACATGCCCACACAGCCGCCCACCACTGCAGCTCAGCCTGCACCCACGCCAGCTCCCCCACAGACACAACCCAAAAAGAACCTCTCGCTCACG AGAGAACAGATGTATGCTGCACAGGAAATGTTCAAGACTGCAAACAAAGTTACACGGCCCGAAAAAGCCCTCATTCTGGGCTTCATGGCTGGATCACGAG AAAACCCCTGTCCAGAACAGGGTGACATCATTCAGATCAAGCTGAGCGAGCACACAGAAGTTCTGCCTAAAGCAGATGGGACCGGCAGCACAACCATGCTGGTGGACACTGTGTTTGAGATGAACTACTCTAGTGGGCAATGGACCCGCCTCAAGAAATACAAACCCATTACCAACGTCTCCTGA